From the genome of Scytonema hofmannii PCC 7110, one region includes:
- a CDS encoding glycosyltransferase family 4 protein, with translation MSKNIKLLHITTVPESFNFFKGQIGYMKARGVEIHALSSPGDLLEEFGKREQVPTYAVTMPRSITPLKDIYSIFQIWQHIRRICPHIVHTHTPKGGLLGTIAAWLAGVPVLIYHIHGLPLMTAKGYKRVLLTWSEKVSCLLAHRVISVSHSIRKVAIREGLCPPEKITVMLGGSYNGVDASDRFNLANLPSNTRLEIRRKYSIPKDAIVLGFVGRLVRDKGVEELVGAWQILREEFPNLHLLVVGYFEPQDPLSDDAKELLMSDPRIHMTGRMSHMPPLYAAMDIFTLPTYREGLGDVLLEASAMKLPVVATDIPGCVDAVEDGYTGLLVPPCDPEVLAEKIRKYIQNAKLRYQHGNAGRDRILQKFRQEPIWEALYQEYLKLLPPDSASGIEEEIVLLHSKLF, from the coding sequence ATGTCCAAAAACATTAAACTACTCCACATTACTACCGTACCCGAATCATTCAACTTTTTTAAAGGACAAATAGGCTACATGAAGGCACGAGGAGTTGAAATTCATGCCCTATCCTCTCCCGGAGACCTTCTAGAAGAATTCGGCAAGCGCGAGCAAGTGCCTACATATGCAGTTACAATGCCACGAAGCATTACCCCATTAAAAGACATTTACTCTATATTTCAAATTTGGCAGCACATACGACGTATTTGTCCCCATATAGTTCATACTCACACTCCCAAAGGTGGTCTATTAGGAACGATCGCTGCTTGGCTTGCAGGAGTACCTGTTCTGATTTACCATATTCATGGTTTACCACTGATGACGGCAAAAGGCTACAAGCGCGTATTGCTGACCTGGAGTGAAAAAGTTTCTTGCTTGCTAGCACATCGAGTTATTAGCGTCAGTCACTCAATTCGTAAAGTTGCCATTAGGGAAGGTCTTTGTCCACCAGAAAAGATAACAGTGATGTTAGGAGGTAGCTACAATGGTGTAGACGCATCAGATCGGTTTAACCTTGCCAATTTACCTTCCAACACCCGTCTAGAAATACGCAGAAAATACAGTATTCCAAAAGATGCGATCGTCCTTGGGTTTGTTGGTCGCCTCGTTCGCGATAAAGGCGTAGAAGAATTAGTAGGAGCATGGCAAATCTTACGAGAAGAATTTCCCAACCTGCATTTACTTGTTGTTGGCTATTTTGAACCCCAAGATCCACTCTCTGACGATGCCAAAGAATTACTCATGAGCGACCCGCGCATTCATATGACTGGAAGAATGAGTCATATGCCACCATTGTATGCAGCAATGGACATCTTTACCTTACCTACTTATCGTGAAGGATTGGGCGACGTTCTTTTAGAAGCATCAGCAATGAAATTACCTGTAGTCGCCACTGATATTCCAGGCTGTGTGGATGCCGTAGAAGATGGCTATACGGGACTACTAGTCCCACCTTGCGATCCTGAGGTATTAGCCGAGAAAATTCGGAAATATATACAAAATGCTAAATTACGCTACCAACACGGAAACGCAGGACGCGATCGCATTTTACAAAAATTCCGTCAAGAACCCATTTGGGAAGCCTTATACCAAGAGTATTTAAAACTTTTACCTCCCGATTCTGCATCAGGTATTGAAGAAGAGATAGTGCTGCTTCATTCCAAACTTTTTTAG
- a CDS encoding sugar transferase, translating into MITKYLPGAYFSRHSKIIKSLLDKVVAAIALLILSPLMLILAIAIYIQMGHPIFFTQPRPGKNARIFTFYKFRTMTDHRDEKGNLLPDEKRLTAFGQFLRKTSLDELPQLWNVLKGDMSFVGPRPLLVRYLDRYTSEQAHRHEVKPGITGLAQIKGRNAISWEEKFKLDVWYVNNWSLWLDLKILYLTAFKVLQQEGISQQGYISSEEFRGQLNPTVSKLS; encoded by the coding sequence ATGATTACCAAATATTTACCAGGTGCTTATTTCTCTAGACATAGCAAAATCATCAAGTCTCTGCTAGATAAAGTTGTTGCAGCAATTGCACTACTAATTCTTTCGCCACTGATGTTGATACTGGCGATCGCCATCTACATTCAGATGGGTCACCCAATTTTCTTCACCCAACCCCGTCCCGGTAAAAACGCTCGTATTTTTACCTTCTATAAATTTCGGACAATGACAGACCATCGCGATGAAAAAGGCAATCTTCTTCCTGATGAAAAACGCCTGACAGCATTTGGGCAATTTCTCCGCAAAACCAGTTTAGACGAACTTCCTCAATTATGGAATGTCCTCAAAGGAGACATGAGTTTTGTCGGTCCCCGCCCATTATTAGTGAGATACCTCGATCGCTACACATCCGAACAAGCACACCGCCACGAAGTCAAACCAGGTATCACGGGTTTAGCACAAATTAAAGGTCGTAACGCTATTAGTTGGGAGGAAAAATTTAAACTTGATGTTTGGTACGTAAATAATTGGAGTTTATGGCTGGACTTAAAAATTCTTTATCTAACAGCCTTTAAAGTTTTGCAGCAAGAAGGAATCAGCCAACAAGGCTATATTTCATCAGAAGAATTTAGAGGTCAGTTGAATCCCACAGTCAGTAAATTGAGTTAA
- a CDS encoding chitobiase/beta-hexosaminidase C-terminal domain-containing protein, with protein sequence MQNFTAFTRAIAITTALWLSTILPTVPSKTVRTVIDNERGLYYVFPHDQDWTKVGAYIGLPHYNDIFSAMNPEAIQGIHGRFQHFHPQDEDDYVYFPYAELKKYELDELAQRRPPLWITATYQGKKRPVIFEWQSKEKAQAVNIGDQRYIDFFIKNYIRNRLQKGSYQNLWVGLDNCAFIYNLYGVFDDRGNYTNKIKWDKSFPQNDREFLQAVQYFFKRLKELAPDIKTICNEGSISDESQYKEIFAHTDGVLLEDFLGEIYSSGSDYARLRTYRSYRRMQNFSANKVQIYQPNTRNKDELIRNMYLAYLIFAGENRFYSGDDGHSLEIDPKRYTKIKNLLGNSTNPAQDKQELGKGEGYRLYWRIFEGGIAYFNLTGKTQIINLNSGKKYFDENGNSIKRISIKDKEAKYTLFTAGSRTAKPVFYPIRTTSVADSVSVQLSTTAPNASIRYTLDGSEPSQKSLLYTSSIKLTKSTVLKAKAFGLNLHESFVSTTLYSITNKQPSVEFYLNSNSGSEFLKADYPLVSLSHLSAKPITVNYSVTGGTATSNEDYNLLSGTLTFLPGEKYKYFPIEIRNDSKIENNETIKVSLLQSNNANLGNQRLYTYTIQDNDRSSFKKTGFLTNYTISIP encoded by the coding sequence ATGCAAAACTTCACCGCATTTACCAGAGCTATAGCCATAACTACAGCCTTATGGCTCAGTACTATACTACCAACCGTACCATCAAAAACGGTAAGAACAGTCATAGACAATGAAAGAGGATTGTACTACGTATTTCCCCACGATCAAGACTGGACAAAAGTTGGTGCTTACATAGGTTTACCTCATTATAATGATATTTTCTCCGCCATGAATCCCGAAGCCATTCAAGGTATTCATGGGCGTTTTCAACACTTTCATCCCCAGGATGAAGATGACTATGTTTATTTTCCATATGCTGAGTTAAAAAAATATGAATTAGATGAGTTAGCCCAACGCCGTCCTCCTCTTTGGATAACTGCCACTTATCAAGGAAAGAAAAGACCTGTCATTTTTGAGTGGCAATCAAAAGAAAAAGCACAAGCAGTTAATATTGGCGACCAACGCTATATTGATTTTTTTATTAAAAACTATATCCGCAACAGACTTCAAAAAGGTTCATATCAAAATTTGTGGGTGGGATTAGACAATTGTGCTTTTATCTACAATCTTTATGGTGTATTTGATGATCGAGGCAATTATACTAACAAAATAAAATGGGATAAATCGTTTCCACAAAATGATAGAGAATTTTTACAAGCAGTTCAATACTTTTTTAAACGTTTAAAAGAACTTGCACCAGATATCAAAACTATTTGTAATGAAGGAAGCATCTCTGATGAGAGCCAGTATAAAGAAATCTTTGCTCATACTGATGGAGTATTACTAGAAGATTTTCTTGGCGAAATTTATAGTTCTGGTAGCGATTATGCAAGGTTAAGAACTTATCGTTCTTACAGACGAATGCAAAATTTTTCAGCCAATAAAGTACAGATATATCAACCTAACACGCGTAACAAAGATGAACTTATTCGCAATATGTATCTTGCTTATTTGATTTTTGCAGGCGAAAACCGCTTTTATAGTGGTGATGATGGTCACAGTCTAGAAATCGATCCAAAACGCTATACAAAAATTAAGAATTTACTTGGCAATTCTACAAATCCAGCACAAGACAAACAAGAGCTAGGCAAAGGTGAAGGATACCGTCTTTATTGGAGAATTTTTGAGGGAGGAATTGCTTATTTTAATTTAACAGGAAAAACTCAGATAATAAATTTAAACTCAGGTAAGAAATACTTTGATGAAAATGGAAATTCTATAAAACGTATTTCCATTAAGGATAAAGAAGCAAAGTATACGCTTTTCACTGCTGGAAGTCGAACTGCAAAACCTGTATTTTATCCAATCAGAACAACATCTGTGGCTGATTCAGTTTCTGTTCAACTCAGCACAACAGCACCAAATGCATCTATTCGGTACACTCTTGATGGTAGTGAACCCAGTCAAAAATCTTTACTTTATACAAGCTCAATTAAGCTAACTAAAAGTACAGTACTGAAAGCTAAAGCTTTTGGCTTAAATTTACACGAAAGCTTTGTTTCTACAACTCTTTATAGTATTACAAATAAACAACCATCTGTAGAATTTTATCTCAATAGCAACAGTGGTAGCGAATTTCTTAAAGCCGATTATCCCTTAGTATCGCTCAGCCATCTTTCAGCAAAACCTATAACAGTTAATTATTCTGTCACAGGTGGAACAGCAACAAGCAATGAAGATTATAACTTACTTTCCGGAACTCTCACCTTTTTACCAGGAGAAAAGTATAAGTATTTTCCTATTGAAATTAGAAATGATAGCAAAATCGAAAACAATGAAACTATCAAAGTATCACTTTTGCAATCTAATAATGCAAATTTAGGAAATCAGAGACTGTATACATACACTATTCAAGATAACGATCGCTCATCTTTCAAAAAAACCGGGTTTCTTACAAATTATACAATCTCTATCCCTTGA
- a CDS encoding DegT/DnrJ/EryC1/StrS family aminotransferase, translated as MIKPILLSTPHMGDRELEFVKEAFDTNWIAPVGPHVDAFEQEFCQLTGARHAAALSSGTAALHLALRLVGVERGDEVFCSTLTFIATANPITYLGAKPVFIDSDLMTWNMNPDLLWEALERRSRRGKFPKAVVLVHLYGQSADIDPIVEICAHYEIPLIEDAAESLGATYKGRATGTFGRIGIYSFNGNKIITTSGGGMLVSDDEKLVAKARFLATQARDLAPHYQHSDIGYNYRLSNVLAGIGRGQLRVLNERIAARRRNYETYAAALGNLPGIEFMPEADFGRATRWLTCLTIDPEAFGADREQVRLALAKQQIETRPVWKPLHLQPVFTKSKCIDGVIAEYLFARGLCLPSGSNLTVEDLERVISVIEFVHNCHSLVSRPQAEPGNAVCETLPHQLLLNAGGGAS; from the coding sequence ATGATAAAACCTATTTTACTTTCAACACCCCACATGGGCGATCGCGAACTGGAATTTGTGAAAGAGGCGTTTGACACAAACTGGATTGCCCCTGTAGGACCCCATGTCGATGCTTTCGAGCAAGAATTTTGTCAACTGACTGGTGCGCGTCATGCGGCTGCTTTAAGTTCTGGAACAGCAGCACTTCATTTAGCGTTAAGATTAGTTGGCGTTGAACGTGGCGATGAAGTTTTTTGTTCGACACTCACATTTATTGCCACTGCTAACCCAATAACATATCTAGGCGCAAAACCAGTTTTTATCGATAGCGATCTGATGACTTGGAACATGAATCCCGACTTATTGTGGGAAGCATTAGAACGCCGTTCCAGACGCGGTAAATTCCCTAAAGCCGTTGTTCTGGTGCATCTCTACGGTCAAAGTGCAGATATCGATCCCATTGTGGAAATTTGCGCTCATTATGAGATTCCTTTGATAGAAGATGCGGCTGAATCGTTAGGAGCAACTTACAAAGGTCGAGCAACGGGTACTTTTGGGCGCATTGGGATATACTCGTTCAACGGGAATAAAATTATTACTACCTCTGGTGGTGGAATGTTAGTTTCTGATGACGAAAAACTCGTAGCCAAAGCCCGTTTTCTAGCAACCCAAGCACGAGATTTAGCTCCTCATTACCAACACTCCGACATAGGCTATAACTATCGCCTCAGTAATGTTTTAGCAGGAATTGGTCGGGGTCAATTGCGTGTTTTGAATGAGCGAATAGCTGCTAGACGCCGAAACTATGAGACTTACGCAGCAGCGTTGGGAAATTTACCAGGAATTGAATTCATGCCTGAAGCTGATTTTGGACGAGCCACGCGATGGTTGACCTGTTTAACCATTGACCCAGAAGCTTTTGGCGCAGATCGAGAACAGGTTCGGTTAGCACTTGCCAAACAGCAGATAGAAACTCGTCCTGTATGGAAGCCCCTGCATTTACAACCCGTATTTACTAAAAGTAAATGTATTGACGGTGTGATTGCTGAATATTTATTTGCACGCGGTTTGTGCTTGCCCTCTGGATCTAATCTTACAGTAGAAGACTTAGAGAGAGTAATTTCTGTGATCGAGTTTGTACATAACTGTCACTCTCTGGTCTCTCGTCCCCAGGCGGAGCCTGGGAATGCAGTCTGCGAGACTCTGCCTCACCAGCTTTTGCTGAATGCAGGAGGCGGAGCCTCTTAA
- a CDS encoding GumC family protein, which translates to MEFQESSFILDKYWYIAKRRWLTIIAVFFPVFLVFTLASFMLKKPFYAAEGKLIFERTNTISALTGVGAEIGKLESVVQEKSNPLNTEAEIIRSIPIVKKVINQLNLQEKNGQPLKYKDFLKQLTVNDIQRTDILKVSYMDTNPAKAARVVNALMENYLEQNIYAHRTQATVARKFLEKQVPNAELIVKRAEAELREFKEKNKVVALGQEATKAVEVIAELHKQLGNTASEIVNVDFQAETIRQQLSMNLKKAVTTTSLSQSPGVQDILKEVQQTESQLAVRRTVLQEEHPEIQNLENKLTVLQQILQRRTKQVAGTTPVNQNDNLQVGILQQQLSAKLVELESTHQGLSHKLSALNKLETIYRERLKNLPQLEQQQREAERNVQVAQSTYLLLQQKLQESRIAENQNIGNARMASAAEIPDEPVSSRTLVYVSAALVASLASLATIYLLEATDKSIKTIDEAKQLLGLTLLGVIPSFYKSKKLPRSYQQLELQAHQLVVRDTPRSYLSEAFRMLRANLKFVSADKEIRVIVVTSSIPKEGKSTIAANLAIAMAQMERKVLLIDGDLHRPVQQQIWELPNNKGLSNAIVGQVDVKTAIAKVMDNLYVLTSGVVPPSPGSLLDSKRMAGLIDSFASQYDFVIIDAPSLTVAADAVTLGQMADGVLFVVRPGVIDATNAIFAKELLEKSGQNVLGQVVNGVISNNERYSYYFTEEYSSDTQVIRNRVSRLGNMSRRV; encoded by the coding sequence ATGGAATTCCAAGAATCTTCCTTCATACTTGATAAATATTGGTACATAGCCAAACGCCGTTGGCTAACTATCATAGCAGTATTTTTTCCAGTTTTTCTAGTGTTTACTTTAGCTTCATTTATGCTGAAAAAACCATTTTATGCAGCAGAAGGAAAGCTCATTTTTGAAAGAACAAATACAATTTCTGCCCTTACAGGAGTAGGAGCAGAAATTGGGAAGTTAGAGTCAGTGGTACAGGAGAAAAGTAACCCTCTTAACACAGAAGCAGAAATTATACGTTCTATTCCTATTGTCAAAAAAGTTATTAATCAACTTAACTTACAAGAGAAGAACGGGCAGCCTCTAAAATATAAGGATTTTCTGAAACAACTAACTGTAAATGATATTCAAAGAACCGACATACTCAAGGTGTCCTATATGGATACTAACCCTGCAAAGGCTGCACGAGTTGTTAACGCTTTGATGGAGAATTATTTAGAGCAGAATATTTATGCCCACAGAACCCAAGCAACAGTTGCCCGTAAGTTTTTGGAAAAACAGGTTCCCAATGCAGAATTAATTGTCAAGAGAGCAGAAGCGGAACTGCGTGAGTTCAAAGAAAAAAACAAAGTTGTTGCCCTAGGACAAGAAGCAACCAAAGCAGTAGAAGTGATTGCAGAGTTGCACAAACAACTCGGAAACACTGCATCTGAAATCGTCAATGTCGATTTTCAGGCTGAAACAATTCGCCAACAATTAAGCATGAACCTGAAAAAGGCAGTCACCACGACTTCCCTCAGCCAGTCTCCAGGGGTACAGGATATTCTCAAAGAAGTTCAGCAAACCGAGTCTCAACTTGCAGTTAGGCGGACTGTTCTCCAAGAAGAACATCCCGAAATCCAAAATTTAGAAAACAAGTTAACAGTTTTACAACAGATACTGCAAAGGCGAACAAAACAGGTTGCAGGAACAACACCTGTAAATCAAAATGATAACCTTCAAGTAGGGATTTTGCAACAGCAACTCTCTGCTAAATTAGTAGAATTAGAGTCAACTCACCAAGGGTTAAGTCATAAATTATCAGCTTTAAACAAGTTAGAAACAATTTACAGAGAACGGCTCAAAAATTTGCCTCAGCTAGAACAGCAACAGCGTGAAGCTGAACGCAACGTACAAGTGGCGCAATCTACTTATTTACTTCTTCAACAAAAGCTGCAAGAGAGTAGAATTGCAGAAAATCAAAATATAGGTAATGCTAGGATGGCATCTGCGGCAGAAATTCCAGATGAACCCGTGTCTTCTAGAACGCTTGTCTATGTAAGTGCAGCTTTAGTAGCTAGTTTGGCTTCTTTGGCGACTATTTATCTATTGGAAGCAACAGATAAATCAATCAAAACCATTGATGAAGCAAAGCAGTTATTGGGATTGACTTTATTAGGAGTTATTCCTTCTTTTTATAAGTCGAAAAAATTGCCTCGCAGTTATCAACAGCTAGAATTACAAGCACATCAACTTGTAGTTAGGGATACTCCTCGCTCATATCTTAGTGAGGCTTTCCGGATGCTGCGGGCAAATTTGAAATTTGTGAGTGCTGATAAAGAAATTAGAGTAATAGTTGTGACTAGCTCTATACCTAAAGAAGGAAAATCAACAATTGCTGCTAATTTAGCCATAGCTATGGCTCAAATGGAACGAAAAGTCTTACTGATAGATGGAGATTTACATCGTCCAGTTCAACAGCAGATTTGGGAGTTACCTAATAACAAAGGTTTAAGCAATGCGATCGTGGGACAGGTTGATGTTAAGACAGCGATCGCAAAAGTTATGGATAATTTATATGTCCTCACTTCTGGAGTTGTACCTCCTTCTCCAGGGTCTCTCCTTGACTCAAAACGCATGGCTGGTTTAATTGACAGTTTTGCATCTCAGTACGACTTTGTCATCATTGATGCTCCATCCTTAACTGTTGCGGCTGATGCGGTGACGTTAGGTCAAATGGCTGACGGTGTATTGTTTGTGGTGCGACCTGGGGTCATTGATGCTACCAATGCTATCTTTGCTAAAGAACTTTTGGAAAAATCAGGGCAGAATGTTTTGGGGCAAGTGGTGAATGGAGTAATTTCCAACAATGAACGCTATAGTTACTACTTTACTGAAGAATACAGTTCTGATACTCAGGTCATTAGAAATCGGGTGTCTCGATTGGGTAATATGAGCAGAAGAGTCTAA
- a CDS encoding PhoX family protein — translation MKGSLHPKNDVTINPSNNESILDVIGRMGMNRRQFILTAATTSALTVIGEVSIGGFLRTVEAAPIPPGAGFGGIGFESIPPNLNNSSTGLLEKDLVSVPAGYKAEVLVAWGDPIAPGGPEWQADASQDAATQEKQFGMHADGMHYFSLKKRGFFGRSQERGLLCVNHEYTHEEILHSDGLTFVPATGTAAQRGLPGSQVTIQKVRKSQAAHGVSVVEIVKSGNKWSVDRYSPYGRRITGNTEMYVSGPAAGDALLKSKKFQITPNGSIDTVRLNNGYTTYGTLNNCAHGYTPWGTYLTCEENWNGYFANPAGDVEPIPGVDKADILAGQNRYGISGTGSGYRWHEVDPRFNASTNPLEPHLFGWVVEIDPYNPKSTPVKRTGLGRFKHESAQVVVDGSDRVAFYMGDDERNEYIYKFVCARSLNKYDRNANRDMLDYGTLYVAKFKDDGTGEWIPLVYGQNGLTPENGFRSQAEVLIKTRQAADRVGATMMDRPEWTAVRPRIGGFEEIEVYCTLTNNNRRGTTPVSSNQADGTTGAGSARPPVDAANPRPDNRYGHIIRWREDGRTVTASTFTWDLFVECGDSLNPAENLTGNINGDAFGAPDGLWFDDFGRLWIQTDQEGNGLGDWKNIGSNVMMCADPNTKQIRRFLTSPTNCEVTGVITTPDGKAMFINIQHPGDDAVASNPTQYSNWPHSQGYGLSGRPRSATVVITRDDGGIIGGL, via the coding sequence ATGAAAGGTTCCCTTCACCCTAAAAATGATGTCACAATCAACCCATCAAACAACGAGTCAATTCTTGATGTGATTGGGCGCATGGGTATGAATCGTCGGCAGTTCATACTAACGGCAGCAACTACATCAGCGCTTACCGTTATAGGTGAGGTGTCTATTGGTGGCTTTCTCCGCACTGTCGAGGCAGCACCAATCCCACCCGGAGCAGGCTTTGGCGGTATTGGCTTTGAGAGCATACCACCGAATTTAAATAACTCAAGTACAGGTCTCTTGGAAAAGGATCTTGTTAGTGTTCCTGCTGGATATAAAGCTGAAGTGTTGGTTGCTTGGGGTGACCCCATCGCACCTGGTGGACCGGAGTGGCAAGCAGATGCATCCCAGGATGCTGCAACACAGGAAAAGCAGTTTGGGATGCATGCGGATGGTATGCATTACTTCTCACTGAAAAAACGTGGTTTTTTTGGTCGCTCCCAAGAGCGCGGTTTGTTGTGTGTAAACCATGAGTATACCCATGAAGAAATTCTTCATTCTGATGGTCTGACCTTTGTTCCAGCAACAGGGACTGCTGCACAGCGAGGGTTGCCCGGTTCGCAAGTGACAATTCAGAAGGTGCGGAAATCTCAAGCTGCTCACGGTGTTTCTGTTGTGGAAATTGTCAAGAGTGGGAATAAGTGGAGTGTAGATCGCTACTCCCCTTATGGTCGTCGTATCACTGGAAACACTGAGATGTACGTTTCGGGACCAGCAGCAGGCGATGCACTCTTGAAATCTAAGAAGTTCCAGATTACACCAAACGGTTCAATTGATACTGTCCGGTTGAATAACGGTTACACTACATACGGCACCCTCAACAACTGTGCTCACGGATATACGCCTTGGGGTACTTACTTGACCTGTGAGGAAAACTGGAACGGTTATTTTGCAAACCCCGCAGGAGATGTAGAGCCAATTCCAGGTGTAGACAAAGCTGATATCCTAGCAGGACAGAATCGGTACGGAATTTCCGGAACAGGATCTGGCTACCGTTGGCATGAGGTCGATCCACGCTTTAATGCCAGCACAAATCCACTCGAACCTCATTTATTTGGTTGGGTTGTTGAGATCGATCCGTACAATCCTAAGAGCACGCCAGTCAAGCGTACCGGGCTTGGTCGTTTCAAACACGAAAGCGCTCAAGTTGTGGTTGACGGGAGCGATCGTGTAGCTTTTTACATGGGCGATGACGAGCGTAACGAGTATATCTATAAGTTCGTTTGTGCCAGATCTTTGAACAAGTACGATCGCAACGCCAACCGCGATATGTTAGATTACGGCACTCTGTACGTTGCTAAATTTAAAGACGATGGTACTGGCGAGTGGATTCCTCTCGTCTACGGTCAAAACGGTCTCACACCTGAAAATGGATTCAGAAGCCAAGCTGAAGTGCTGATTAAGACACGACAAGCGGCAGATCGAGTTGGAGCAACCATGATGGATCGCCCAGAGTGGACTGCGGTACGTCCCCGGATAGGAGGATTTGAGGAGATTGAAGTCTACTGTACCTTAACCAACAACAATCGTCGCGGAACAACTCCAGTCTCCTCTAACCAAGCAGACGGTACGACAGGTGCAGGTAGCGCACGTCCTCCAGTCGATGCTGCCAATCCACGCCCCGACAATCGTTACGGTCATATCATCCGTTGGCGCGAGGATGGACGAACTGTTACAGCCTCTACTTTCACCTGGGATCTTTTTGTTGAATGCGGTGACAGCCTCAATCCTGCGGAAAATTTGACTGGCAACATCAACGGTGACGCCTTTGGCGCACCAGATGGTCTCTGGTTTGATGACTTTGGTCGCCTGTGGATTCAAACTGACCAAGAGGGTAATGGTCTTGGAGATTGGAAAAACATCGGTAGCAACGTCATGATGTGTGCCGATCCCAACACCAAACAGATTAGACGATTCCTAACTAGCCCAACGAACTGTGAAGTCACTGGCGTTATTACCACACCTGATGGCAAAGCCATGTTCATTAACATTCAACACCCAGGAGATGATGCAGTCGCCTCTAATCCAACCCAGTATAGCAACTGGCCGCACAGTCAAGGCTACGGTCTTTCTGGACGCCCACGTTCTGCGACGGTAGTCATTACACGCGATGATGGGGGCATAATCGGTGGGCTTTAA
- the arsH gene encoding arsenical resistance protein ArsH, with amino-acid sequence MTTFDHPPRILFLYGSLRERSYSRLLAEEAARIIEGFGAEIRFFDPRELPIHNSVPDTHPKVQELRELSLWSEGQVWSSPEMHGNITGIMKNQIDWIPLSLGAVRPTQGRTLAVMQVSGGSQSFNAVNTLRILGRWMRMFTIPNQSSVAKAYQEFNEDGTMKDSPYRDRVIDVMEELYKFTLLLRDQVDYLTDRYSERKEKAAKEITAVANKALEMN; translated from the coding sequence ATGACAACTTTCGATCATCCACCCAGAATCTTGTTTTTATATGGCTCTTTGCGGGAGCGTTCCTATAGTCGTCTTTTAGCAGAAGAAGCCGCTCGAATCATCGAGGGATTTGGTGCTGAAATCCGATTTTTTGACCCTCGTGAGTTACCTATTCACAACAGTGTACCGGATACTCATCCCAAGGTACAGGAATTACGCGAGTTGAGCCTGTGGTCTGAAGGTCAAGTCTGGTCTTCACCGGAAATGCATGGCAATATTACTGGTATTATGAAAAACCAAATCGACTGGATTCCTCTATCTCTAGGCGCAGTCAGACCAACTCAAGGCAGAACCTTAGCAGTCATGCAAGTGAGTGGGGGTTCTCAGTCTTTTAATGCTGTGAACACTTTGAGGATTTTGGGGCGTTGGATGCGAATGTTTACAATTCCCAATCAGTCTAGTGTCGCTAAAGCTTATCAGGAGTTTAATGAAGACGGAACGATGAAGGATTCACCTTACCGCGATCGCGTCATTGATGTCATGGAAGAACTTTATAAGTTTACTTTATTGTTACGCGATCAGGTTGACTACTTAACAGACCGTTATAGCGAACGTAAGGAAAAAGCAGCCAAAGAGATAACAGCAGTCGCGAATAAGGCTCTTGAGATGAACTAA